The segment CCACTTCCACCCAAAACAACAGGTGGCTTCCTATTTTTGCTTAATAATTTGCTTTCACTTGATTGTTAACAAACACTCGTCGGGTTTGAGTTCTAAAGTAATTTTCTTACCCTGTGCTCGAGGGGGAAAAGCAGTCATGGCTCAGACTTGAGAAGCTCTTCAACAGAATTTCTGTACTTGCCGATTAGCTCCCTGATATTgagatataaattaatttcatgtatCAAGCAAGTCAAGAACAAAAGCAAAGAAATACTCTATAGAGAATATTTACCTCCTTTGATTTAGCAATTGTTCACTCTCCTCCAGCTTTCGCTTTTGTCCCTCAACTGTCtgcacaaaatataaaaaagattacaaaatcaaaacattggAACTTTGATGAACCATTAGGCTTAATATAAACATCCTAAAATGACTGTGGTTTTGCATTGCAATTTCATGGGAATTTGGTAATATATATACATCATGAATCAGGCCAATGATAATGCGAGCCGATGCACTAAGGTTTCTATATTTCTTCTATCATCTCAACTCTAAATCATTGCATTTGTTCCACATTCTAAAGACGATCAAACGCGACATAAACAATCAGATACAACAGTATAAAACCATCAAAACTCTAGagaaaataaacccaaaaaaagaagaaagattaaTGGTTTAGAATAGATAATTACCATGGCTTTAGCATTAATTGAGCTTGAAATGGAATTCAACAGCTGCTGACACTTGTCAAAGTGAGTGTTCAATTCAGTGACCTTTCCAATGAAACAAAAAGAACCCATTTTAGATCGAACTTGTAATCTCTTTTCTCAATTCTAAAacacaataaacaaaaagaaaattcccATGTtaataattcttcttctttttatttcttttttgaaaaagaaaagaaaaaaccaaccaAAGCATCAGAATGCTGATCCCGAGTTCCATTCTCAATAGCATCAGCTAAGTTCTCCGCCAActgcaaacaaacaaacaatcaaaacaaaaccctTAATTTTGTATAGCACAATATATGTGTGTATGTATAGATTAAGAGGGTTGAGTTGGTAACTTGTAAGAGATGAAAGTGTGAAGCCAATGATTGGTGGTGATGGTTCTGTTGCTGCACTTGcggttgttgctgttgttgaaTAAAACGTTGTTGCTGGGGCTGTTGTTGCTGatattgctgctgctgttgaaattgttgttgctgttggttaaactgctgctgctgctgctgctgctgaaacTGAGTAAATTGTGGTTGTTGCTGCTGTGGAGAGAGGTAAAACTGGTCTTGATTTGAGTGTGCAGGCGAGCCACTGTGTGTCGGAACGCTTGGGATCACTGTCCAGCTCCCTCCTCCACTGAATGATTGATCCATTGCTCTCTCTCTGGCTCTCTAAAACGCTGAACCCTTCTAATTCTACTTTCCTTTAAAGAAGAGGAGGCAGCCAAGCTCACGAAACTACTCGTCGATTCGTATTGGTGGAACGTCAACTCCCCATAAACGACACGTAGTTTCGTCATAGGCGGGGGTAGCTCCATCTAGAGATGACAATTAATATCATCATTAATACATTcaaaataccttaaaaatacatagttttttattaaataataaataacatctttatattcaaaacttaatttttaattaatataataattataattataaaaaaattaaaagagatagTGGTTTTACTATAACACATTTATTGTGTACATGCTCATGATTCattgtgaattttaatttaaaaaataataataatcaaaattttctttagaATTAAAGGTTGTGattaaattacataatttgattaaaggttaatttaataaaatatagtttaaatttatatcctAATAAGCTTTGGATCTAAgttgaaaatcaaatatttaattacgtccaaacatgaaaaaaaataataaaaataataaatttaatatataaattaaaattgttacacctaattaacaaaataatctatgataaataaaatttttagtttaaaaaaatcataaataaaatttacatcCTAGAAATTAGAATGTTTGTTGTCACATTTggatattcaaaataaattagtgCAACTTTCTATAATAATCGATAGTGTTTTGTTGGATAAATTGGGATTTTTGCAGAGAGGACGACAAAAGGTGAGAATTCAAGTCGGAAAGCGGTTTAATTAAGATAAAGCAAAAGGATGTGCTATGAAGAACTGGTCGGAATACCATTTAGAGAGCGACAATTTGCAGTCCAAAAGGGTGGAATTTCTTGGCAAGATTGAGAGGATAACGCCACTCTGGTGGTTATTCTTGCCACTCTCGCTCAGGTATATGAAGTCAAAAGTTCGCCATAGAGGCTAGTGATTTTTGGGTGGAATTTGGTGGTGGCTTGCTAGAgagattgaagaagaagaagaagaagaataggcATGGTGTTCTtagagatgagagaaaaaatcatttagattttcattgattctgtttttttttgtcccgTGAATAGTCAATTTTATACGTTTATATGTTATATATGAgaatagatttgtttttttatttaaatttaaaacttgagttaaataagctataatgtaaaataatagAGGTAAAATGTAAAATTGAGTAAGTTTAACAATATTaaggctaatttttttttaatttaactctttaacaacttattttttttattttttttatttttaatgttaggtGGTATGAAAATTATgctttttaactctttttttttaatttttttttgttgggttataTATTAGTttcatggattttgtttttcaatactAAATTTATTGgaaataaaactttatatttttttttaaattgatttttataaatttatcttgatcttatgacTCAGACAAcaagtttaataggttaacctaaattgacttgtatttttttttatcattttttctaattgatctttttatgatttcatctttcaacattgaattagttgaaaatcaaaattcatgatttttttcaatttatcttttatgagattatcctgatctcatgaaCTGGATCATATATTTGACATGTTGACTTGGGtttactctatttatttttttgatcatttttaaattgagtattttttttaactggcctttgtattttttttatttgctttacaTAGAGTTATTCTAATTTCATAATCCGGGTTACGGGTTTGGAAGGTTAACTAAGAttgtcaatatttatttttttaaggtttatttttagttgaatatatatatattatatatatatcaccctccaacaactaaatttttttctttttatttagtttttttttaattttatctttaggTATTAGGTTATTTGGGGattgaattttgtatttttttttaaaaaaatttgttttctatgtagttatcttagtcttatgaatttagtttttttttttcaatttcaacctttaacATTAAATCTGTTGGAAATGAAGTTTTgtaatatttgtaatttgttttttatgaagttattttagtctcatgaTCCAGGTCGCGGGTTTAACTTGTTAGCCTAAGtcgacttgagttttttttaattgattttttttatttcatccctcaatacTAGGTTGGTTGGAAActgagtttcatattttttttctttctatagagttatcataatcttatgaCCCAGGTTAATTAGAAACTGagcttcacacacacacacagagttaACCTGATCTCATGATTCAAGTGCAGATTCAataggttaacctgagttgacttaatagctttttttgttcttttttaatttaatatttttttaatttcatcttttaatatttgtttgagattaaggattgacttttataatttattttgatttatttattatcagaaTCTAATGATCCATGTAATAGATTTGATAGGTCAATCCAGTTTGATGCAATATAttaatcttaatatttaaaataatatcatttaatacgTTGtcctatatatatttaaaaataatatcatccaatatatattatatgattaaaaatatttttttattagaaaacacattatcaatgcttgaataatttttgtttttaaaattttattttatatttttgaatcataacgatgatattaaaaataaaaaatattattttaatatatttttaaataaaaaatatttttaaaaataatttttactgcAATTCTAAGAAAACCGTGTTTTTGTCAAGAGAAGACTCGTCGTTGGGTGGTAGTAGAACTCGACAACTGCCAAGAAACGGCATGTTGTTTTGAAGTGGGCACGTAGCTTCTCCCATCTCCCATCTCCCATCTCCCTTCTAAGACAACACAGgagagaacaagaacaagaagagaGCAAGAAAGACAACATTTGTAGCTACAACAAGATACAAGGATAAAGGATACTAAGAAAGAACAAGAAAGGTTGCTTGCTCTGCCTACTTTCATTATCATGCGTGTCTGTCTgtctttctctctcattttctttctctcaCCCTAATTAACCATCTCTTACTTCTGATTTAACAATTACTTTACTGCTTGCCTTTGTTTtgtgcttgtgtttttttttttcttttctatgtaTGGGGAAATCATGTATTGGATATTGAGGGTGAAATATGTTATGGGTTTTTGTGATCTTATTGTAATTTgttcaaacttttttattttgatcagcACCCTTTTGGATAATGCTTGGTAGCACAAAGTGTAAAGGATTTTATAATTGGAAAAGTGTATTAAGATTCATATGATTGATGTGGTTGGCATATGTAAGAGATAAGAGTGttgtgaatatttttaaattgttgtttGTTTCATTGAAGCTTTTGCAAATAATTGTTTCAGTCACAACCTCTTTAATGTTTTGTGTCTTATGGTCTGTGTCTGTATTGTTTAACACTAGTCTTACTCGTTTGTGCTGGCTACTTGTGTCATGTAAATGGACAGTCTGCTATTTTCGTTGAGGTCTGAATTATTAGGGTTCTTTGCCAATGGGTAGATGCCTGAATGAAATGTGTGATAGCAGCGATTGTATTTCCAAAATTGCTGTAATTCTTATAGAAGAAATGAGAACGGGCACAAAGAGTTGGGTTGTTTATTTTAGTATTCAGGAAGGATATGTTTGTGCTTGCTTATTGAAATGTGTGATAGCAGCGATTGTATTTCCAAAATTGCTTTACTTCTTATAGAAGAAATGAGAACGAGCACAAAGAGTTGGGTTGTTTATTTTAGTATTCAGAAGGACATGTTTATGCTTGCTTACTGATGAGGTAATTTGAAGGAGACTGCCTGCTTTGTGAGAATAGAAGGAATTGCAGAGAAATTTATCAATCTTTGATAGTTTTTCCTTTGATCAGGTAGTTGTTATATTTCAACATCATGATGGGATAGAAAGAAATCTTCATTTTTGTTTGCTATCTCACGAAATCTCCAGCATTAGTTATGTAAAAGATTCTAAGTTtattacaatgaaaatttttgttctcttatccttccttttcttcttgccTTTCTTCAGAACTTTTTGGTGACAATTTATGTGATTAGCCTAGTGTGCCTTGTCTTTTCGAAGTCAAGGGGCAGGGGAACTAAGAATGGTGTTTAGACTGGGATTTGTGTTGTGTCAGTTACTGGACACATCTCTTCCATTTCTGTGAAGGAAACAGAGAGAAGCTGCTGAAAAATATTTCTCAGACAAATTTCTCATCTTCTCCACAAGAACATATAAAGGGATGcattgatttttcctttttatttttgcccTCAATTTAACTAATTCTGCAAAGGCAGTCACGCATGCTGATAATATGAGTGTTCTCATTTTGAGGTTTTTCTTTGTCACTTTTGAAACCTGTACTTAAAGTTTGAGGAAGAAACTCTGTTCACATTCAAAAAAGGatatgaagaaagaaagaactggGGCCTCCACATGTTATGAATTGGGGCAGCAAAACCATGCATTAGAACAGCTTTAGTGGGGTCAAGATGTTCTTGTTATTTATAGCCTAAGgttcatttattttgataagTTGTTATTGGTTATTTTGGTTGATATGCTAGGTATTTCATTTGGCATTTTGATACAAGCATGCTTGTGGGAAATTGAAGGTTCTGAGCATTCACGAGAATCTGACACAACTATATCCAACAGTCGATAAGTGATGGATTGACTTGCTAAAGGAAAACTATTTGTAGAATTATTTGGAAAAATTTGAGTCCAATTCAATGGTCGAATCTCTTGTTATCTTTGTTTTAAGATGCTAACCTAGTTTGACGCAAGCAGATCTTATCTTGGATCTAGACTTGTTATTCTGGTCCATAAAAGCATCTACTATGTCATTCACATGATCTGTTTGGGTCAGATGCTTGTATGATTGTGTTAGATCCTCGCTTGAACACTCACaaccttcaatttccacaaGCTGCTGcatttgcttgttatttttatggatgggacaaccttttgattttttcacaTAAATGTATTTTGCAGTTCCCATAAGAAATGGCAGTAAAACCAACAGTTGCCTTGAGGGCTGTACTGGTAGGGGGTGTAGCAATATTTGCGAAAGTAGCAAGTGTAATGAAGGCTGCTGGTGGTGTGAAGCTAGGGGCTGCTGCAGCAGCTGTCACAGCAGCTGCAACTGCTGCTATTTCTGGaccaaaaaaagattcaaatgaTACTTCACCTTCACCTTCACCTTCACCTTCACAGTGATTAATCTTCAGTTTTGGGTTCATTGGTTCTCAGGTAATTTTAGTATGTAGCAAGTTGAGAGGAGTTTGGCTTGTGTTTGAACTTGATCCAGAGAGAATGTTCAAGCcaaggaaataaaagaaaagacatTGTGGATTTACATCGCAAGCTTCCGGTACTGCGGATAACATTGGTTATTTTGCTGATTTTCCTTCTAGTTTTAGGGATAAACTGTTGTATAGCACTGTTCCACTCAAATGATAGcttgttgttttcttgataaaattATGACCGCACTGCTTGATAGAGGCAGTGTTTGGTACTTTGTGATTCTCCTTGTCTGTGAATAATAGAATCAGAAGGGAAAGAATGTCACAGAAAACGAAGAGCATTTCTTAAATAGCTGGGAGAGTTTTCAAGAAAACCCAATCCTTGTTCAGGTGTCAATGACAAGGcaataatattagttttttcaaCTTAATCCAGTGTAAATGATGCTGTTTAAACAGAACCATCTCTGGGATTCTCATTGATATGCGCATCAATTCTCTAAAATTCACTTCTGCTCAAGCGGGGCAACATTTTGCTGATCAGTCTGCCATCCCTGTGCCAAATGCAAAATGCATCATGTGTGCTCTTGATCTTCAGAGTTTCAGCATTGGCGAGTCAACTAATCTCCCTGATGTAGCAAATGTATAAGGTGTAACTAAAGCTGATGCACGCTTGATTTACTTGAACCACATGTGAAGTCTGGGTGATCAACTGAATGTATGACAAGCTCAGGGTTGGGAGATTCTAACTCCAGTATGACCTATGAAGTCGGAAACAAGACAAGAAGTCAAGGCAACAACACctttagaaggaaaaaacaagTTTGATACATCCCAAATAATGCAGTATCAGTGGTGTGCATGGGTGGCATGGAGTGCATAGACACGAGGAAGATTGTGTTGATTCTTGATATCAACTAAGAAACCCCTGGGAAAGAATTTGTCATCTTAACAATGGATTCCAACATGGATCACAACTATGATATCAATAGACAAAGTTTGTGGCTTAGATGCCAAGATGATTCCATAACTAGTGAGTAAACTGAAAAATGGTGATCAAAGAAACTAATATGCGTATTATAGCGTATAAACCCACAAATGTGCAAGTGCATATATGCACATCCACATGTAAATAAGCTTTAGGCATTCCATACCAGAACATTTTCTCCATGACGAAGGATCGGTGCAGGGACGTAAAGATTGCATTGCGGACCAAATGACTGCAACCTCGGAGGAAAATTGTACACAAaagtaggaaaataaaaaagaaattaatggcATAAAAAAGTAGAGGACTGAGAGCAAGGTgggaaaatcaaaattaagttCTTTTACCGGCCAATATCTTCCTATGTTAAAATCATTAACAACTGCAATCCCTTTACCCCAACCACTGAATGATATGAAAGTATCATGAATCTGGTTCGCATTCTCGATAAAGAAATGGCCAGTGAAGAATGCTGGTACTTCAGAAACATTCCCTGAAAATAGAAGCAAACTACTGTTGATTCATTGCAATGTCCTGTTTATTCATATTGTGCtttaataaatgacatgaacTTGCAACATGAGATGGAAAAAGGAGTCATGCCTGACCATAAAACCAAAAGTGACCAGGAATTGGCACCACAAAAAAATGATGCAACAGCTATCATAGAGGATCgctaatgcatttttttatgaatttgagaCTCACCAGGTTTATCTTTTAACTCTCTCTGAGTTGATACTGTAATGAATCTTGAATGTGCAACTTCAATGATGAGATTGATTTTTGGAACTTCGTTCAGGTTGTGGAAAGGGATGGGAATCATTTTCCATCCATGCAAAATACTCCCATCCAGAAAAACAGAAGACAAAATTCCctgtaaaagaaagaaaaatccagTTGAATAGCATCTGTTAGACTATGAGGAAAGGGCAATATCATCTAAGATGCAAAATgtaagaaaattttgatttctgaATTTATTATCATCTGATATGTAGTATTCCCTCTATTTAAATATCTAAAGTCCCATTAATTACAATGCTAAAATTCATAACACATTTCTTTTGCGTTATAGTTTAAGCGAGGAAACAATGACTATATTACTACACAGCTTTATCAAAAGACAACGGGTATGACTGAGATTTTGAAGGATCCTCTTTTAATTTACACAACAAACAATACAATGTGAATTTTTCCAGAATAATAGTTGTAAACTTGGCGTGTAATTATCGTGtcttgaaaagaagaagacaagcaAGAAGTGTTGACTGTCCAGCTGCTTGAGAAATTGGATAGTCTTCAACTATTTTCTAAACTTTCCATTCCTTTCCAGCATTCTTCCTAAACTGTGAATAGTCTTTAGCTGGAAAAGTTTCCTTTATATGTTCAGATTTTAGCAGGTAGACCATGAATGCTAGAAATTCACCAACAAGAAAGATAGAAAGTGCAGGAGACATTTTATAGAGCtgaagaaaagaatttgaatTCTTGAATTCCAACCACGCAGATAAAGAAACTGTAATACAATCATACTAAGAAATCATGAAGCAGCTTTAACGGATAAAAAAGGAGCAAGTTTACCTTCTTGTCAAATATGTATGGTCCATAATTCACATGACCCTGATTTTCAACCTAtcagaatgaaaaataaactgattCAATAAAGAATGTAAtaattttcaacataaaatcccACACATGCAAATTATGAGGACCTATCACAATAAAGGGAAAAGGATAGTTCTCGAGAATCCGTTCGTTATTGGCAATACACTGGAAACAAAATCCACTGAGATTAAAGCTGTTGCTCAAGCATCTTTCTTATAATTGCTTTCAAGCCAGTTTATTGCAAGAATTAAGTCATGTTACTGTATTTCAATGAGTAAACGGatcaaaaatgtaaaaatagataaaacttCCCTTGTTAGCCAAAGTAAAACTCAACTCACGCAAAAACTTTAGCAAGAAAATGAACTCAGAAGCGCAGTAATAAAATACCAATGGCTCTGTACAGCAACAACATTTCCATTAAACCACTTTAACTTCAATGTAGAGCTTGCATAACTAGCTAAAGTAAAACcatcagtaatttttttcaCGAGAAACAGGATAGTCAGGTACCAAAACAAATAAGCTGATGTTCGAAGCACATTTGGCATTATGAAGGCCAAGTTTTTTACTTGACAACCTATCAATTGAACCAACATGTGTTGGTCTTCTGTTATTGTCCTTGGAATGGCATAAAGTAAACACTTGAGCTCTATCATGCACCTGCAGCATAGAAtgttgggaaaaaaagaaattgtttcgTGTTATCAAACCAATAACA is part of the Populus nigra chromosome 8, ddPopNigr1.1, whole genome shotgun sequence genome and harbors:
- the LOC133700823 gene encoding mediator of RNA polymerase II transcription subunit 9 codes for the protein MDQSFSGGGSWTVIPSVPTHSGSPAHSNQDQFYLSPQQQQPQFTQFQQQQQQQQFNQQQQQFQQQQQYQQQQPQQQRFIQQQQQPQVQQQNHHHQSLASHFHLLQLAENLADAIENGTRDQHSDALVTELNTHFDKCQQLLNSISSSINAKAMTVEGQKRKLEESEQLLNQRRELIGKYRNSVEELLKSEP
- the LOC133700492 gene encoding uncharacterized protein LOC133700492, translated to MAVKPTVALRAVLVGGVAIFAKVASVMKAAGGVKLGAAAAAVTAAATAAISGPKKDSNDTSPSPSPSPSQ